GATTTTCTCACCAACTCCTTTTGCGGATGCCGGATTCTGACCTGTCACCAGGTTACCGTCTGCAATGCTGTTAGCAGACCACGGCTCAGCAGCATGGAAGATAGCGCCTTGCTTTGTTAATGCGGCTTGTAAATCAAATGGCACATCAGCCCTAGCATAATTATCTTCTTCTTCAGTTGTAAAAGAGGCAATGTTGCGGCCATTTACCAGGTAACTGCCGTCTTTCAGTTTTACGTTCAGTAACGACACCGGTCCGTGACAAACAGCTCCAACTACCGCATTGCGTTCAAAGGTTTCGGCAATAACCTCTTTTAACAATGGAGCTTCCGGCATATCCACCATTGGTGCAAGTCCGCCAGGGATGAATACGCCATCATAAGTACTTACGTCTACCTGATCAAGCCGGGCGGCCTTTTGCATGTCTATCCAACCCTGTCCGGTGAGGAAGTTTAGGTTATCCGGATCACCTGCAAGATTAAGAGCATCCAGGTAAGGCGTGTCGCCGGTTAAGCTGGCAAAATCTATCTGGTAGCCGGCCTTCACGAACTCTGCGTACGGATGCGCTACTTCAGGCAAAAATGTACCTGTTCTTCTTTTGTTTTGGCCAATGGCGTTTGCATTTGATACAATAATCAAGATTCTCTTTTTCATGGCTTTTAATATTTGTTGATGTTTAATTTCCTTTGTTGATTACATCACAAATTTGAGCCATTTAGCTCTGTCGGAACGAGGACATAACGCACAGAAAAAGTGTGACCAGGATCACACACAACCTAAGCAAGCGGGCGCTAGCGGGAATAAAGGCGGCTTAAAGTTTCGCGGCTTACACCTAAATATTCG
The genomic region above belongs to Mucilaginibacter terrenus and contains:
- a CDS encoding type 1 glutamine amidotransferase domain-containing protein, which gives rise to MKKRILIIVSNANAIGQNKRRTGTFLPEVAHPYAEFVKAGYQIDFASLTGDTPYLDALNLAGDPDNLNFLTGQGWIDMQKAARLDQVDVSTYDGVFIPGGLAPMVDMPEAPLLKEVIAETFERNAVVGAVCHGPVSLLNVKLKDGSYLVNGRNIASFTTEEEDNYARADVPFDLQAALTKQGAIFHAAEPWSANSIADGNLVTGQNPASAKGVGEKIVALLEA